Below is a genomic region from Diabrotica undecimpunctata isolate CICGRU chromosome 7, icDiaUnde3, whole genome shotgun sequence.
ctgtgtcttcccagcgctttcttggctttccaactggtctctttccctgcattctggcgttcagtgctcgttttggtagcctatcctctcccattcgtatcacatgtccggcccattgcaatctttgtattctaatgaagtctgacaggggtgtttccttatacagttgatagagctcgttgttatatcgaattctgaagattccgttttccctcacaggtcctagtattctcctcagtacttttctttcgaatgtgtcgagtttgtttttggatgtttctttcaggacccatgcttcgctgccataacatgctattgaccgaattaaagttttatagattctcatctttgtatttcggtggacacttttggaccgaaatatatgggagagggcaaaataagctttgtttgcctgcgttatcctttttcgtatttctccatcctctgctccatcggcatatatttctactcccaggtatgtaaactttccaaccgtttcaatgtcatcttcatgcataatgttttgtgggattatatttcttctcgtctgtaccattatttttgttttttctgtgttaatttccagacctagccttttcgtttgtgtttttaactctgcgtatgcttcctgtgctcctgttgatgttctactcataatattaatatcatcggcgtaggcagccagttgaaccgttttattggtcagtaggttttctcgtccagtttgcatttgcctaaccgcatactccagtgccagtgTTAGAGACTGCAAACATCGGCAACGCAGCTTACCAGCCAGATGGTCCGTGCCGAGGTGGCGTCTTAAATTCAAAATTCAACAGAGAGAGACCTTCACCGACCGCCGTGGTGTGAAGACACATTTTTATTCATATTgtaaatttagtaaataaaccCCTTATGCGTAAGCGAATGCGTTTTAATTcgaccaaataaaaataatatacagtcCACTCAGTTCATATACATAAATTGATCCATCGACCGGATATCAGTAATCAGCATAAACGTTAAAATCAAAGTGATTTGATACTCGAAAACGGACAGTTTCATCCAGTAATTCTTAAGTGCACGTGTAACCAAGAGCATATCATCCAAAACCAAGCTGTTGTAACGTTGTACCTGACGCCAGAGGGTGGCCAGAGAGCTAGCGGCGTTGCCTAAAATTCAAAGAGTGAGTACAAAAATCCTTTTACCGAATTTATTCctccaaaaaataaaataatttctgttTGTGTGAATACTGCTTGATTTATTCTTCGAAAGAATTTATACGaatttattttttcgtttcttaatttttagtagtaagttaataataattttatttataactaaaataaatatgaataccGAAgagcaaataaaaattgtaaaacgaAAACGGGGTGCAGTAAAAGCCAAATTAAcccattttaaaaactttttaaatgatTTGGAAACGGAGACAAGGTCTGAAATTCATATTTTAGAGGACGCGATTTACAATTTAAATTTACGTATCGAAGAAGcgaataaaataatacaaaattacgAGGAATCGCAGTTAGAGTTAGAGGATTTAGTTGATGAGGATGAATTAGAAACTTGTTATACCGAACGCGAGGAATTTACGAAATCTTTTTATTGCGAATTGGCCCGAAGTAAGCGAATACAATCTAAACTTTCTCGGCATAGTACAGATTTATCAAATAACAGTTCATACTCGGAAAATGCATCGGGTAGTCAAGTAAACGATTTTAATGGGTTTCGTCTTCCGCCAGTTGAGGTACCGAAATTTAGTGGTAGTCATGAAGATTGGTTGGAATTTCACGAGACTTTTAGCTCGTTAATACATACAAACAGTGCACTACGGAATTTTCAAAAGTTTCATTATCTTAAATCTTCACTTTCAGCTTGCGCGTCCGAAGTAATAGCATCAATTGAGTTTAGCGAGGCAAATTACATTATAGCGTGGAATTTGCTTTGTGAACGCTATAATAATGAAAGACTTCTTGTTCATAATCATGTAAAAGCATTATTTAATTTAGATGTTAAAACATGTGAGTCGTCAAAAATATTACGGTTTTTGATAGATTCTATTTCAAAACACTTAAAagcattaaaacaattaaaccAACCCACCGAACATTGGGATACTTTAATAATTTACATAGTAACTTCTAAGTTGGATAATAAAACAGCGCGAGAGTGGGAAGAATTTAGATCGAAAATGCAATATCCAACAGTGCaagatttaaaaacatttttaaaatcaaaggCTGATTTGCTGGAAACAATAGAATCTAAACGCGATACATCTTCAGGAAATACCTCTTCTTTTCATAAAAAACAATCCAGAATATCTCAATCGTTTGTCAATACGGAAAATGTTTCTTTAAGAAACAATAATACAGCTGATCGTTCGGGAAATAACATGACTTGTGCTTTCTGCAAACAAAATCATTATATTCGAAACTGTGCAGAATTTCTTAAACTTTCCTCAGCAGAAAGAAATACGCATGCGAAAAGACTTAGATTATGTATAAATTGTTTACGACCTGGTCACATAAATACGGTTTGCAGATTAAGCAACTGCAGAAAATGTAACGGTAGACACAATACATTATTACATATACAAAATGACGAATACAATAGACGCGAAAATAATACTACAGAGAACTCAAATGTATCTCTAACTTGTTCAAATATTTCTCAGGAAAACGTTTTACTTGCCACAGCTTTGGTACAAGtaattgataaatttaataaACCTCATACCGTACGCGCGTTGCTAGATTCAGGTTCCCAATCTAGTTTTATTTCATCAAATTTATGCGATATACTTAATCTCGAAACAGAAAATATCAATATGGCCGTGGTAGGTCTTAATAGTAGCAAATcccatattaagaaaaaatgcgAAATTTCTGTGGAGTCGCTACATAGTGCATATTCGGTAAAATTATCATGTCTTATGATAAACGAAATTACTGGAATCCAACCAACTACTGTTGTTAATATCAATAGGTtaaatattccaaaaaatatAATCCTTGCTGATCCAGAATTCTACAAACCAGGTCCCATAGACTTGCTCATTGGAGCAAATTTATTTTGGAATTTGATGCAAATTGGACAAATACGTCTAGGATCAGATCAGCCAGTATTACAAAAAACTTCTTTTGGATGGATAATTTCTGGAAACATTACAGAAAATTCGAATGTATCTCACTGCAATCTGTCTTTAAATGGTGATATTCAAAAACAACTAGAGAAATTTTGGTTATTAGAAGAATGCTGTGTAAAACCCACAATATCCGAAGAAGAAGCGTCATGCGAACAACATTTTGTTGAAAATACGAAACGCGATGTAGAAACGGGCAGATTCGTAGTATCTATTCCGTTTAAAACGGGTACAGATGAATTAGGTGATTCGGAAGAACAAGCGCGAAGGCGATTTTTATCATTAGAACGAAAACTTAAGCATAATTCGGATTTACGTAAAAAATATGTCGATTTTATGAATGAATACAAAGCGTTAGGTCATATGACCAAAGTAAATAAATTGAATACAAATGCTATTCACTATTACTTGCCACACCATGGAGTACTTCGAGAGGAATCTGTTACTACAAAGCTTCGTGTTGTCTTCGATGCTTCGGCTGCCACATCCACAGGTTTATCACTTAATGACCTACAAATGGTAGGCCCAACAATACAAAGTAGTCTTTTGTCAATACTCTTAAGATTTCGAATTCATGCATTCGTGATAACAGCCGACATCGAGAAAATGTATCGGCAAGTAATGATTAATCCAAAAGAGCGATCATTGCAACGAATATTTTGGCGAAGTAATCCCAACGACGAATTAGAGATATACGAATTAAACACAGTTACGTATGGTACTGCTTCAGCGCCTTTTCTAGCAATTCGTTGCATCATGGAGCTAGCCTTAAATTGTGAAGGGAACAGTCCAGATTTatctcaaataattaaaaacgatATATACGTAGACGATTTAATTACGGGTGCTAATTCTATTCAAGAAGCGGTGAGTTTAGGCGTGGGTATTTCACAAATTTTATCTGAAGGGTGTTTTAAATTGCGAAAATGGCACTCAAATAGCGATACGATACTTAGAATAATAAAGGGCGACGTACCTTCACAGAAGACCAATTCACCGGTTCAATTCAGTGAAGATCAAAACACAAAAACATTAGGTCTCGGTTGGTCATGCGATTCTGATTCTTTGACGTTTAAAATTGAACCAAATGCTATAGACGGTCGTGTAACTAAAAGAATCATTCTTTCGGCTGTGGGTCAAATATTTGATCCACTAGGCCTTTTagtgccttgtattattaaaacgAAGATTATACTTCAAAAGCTTTGGCTAGAGCGATTAAGTTGGGACGAATCAGTTCCTCAGCCGTTACATGGTGAATGGCTTAAGTTCAAATCTGAGATTCCGAAACTTAATTCATTAATTATTCCACGTCACGTAACATTACCAAATGTACGATCAATTGAATTACATGGTTTCTCGGATGCTTCCGAGCGCGCGTATGGAGCATGCATCTACGTACGTTCTATTACTCGAACTAATCAAGTTTCAGTTAGGCTTCTATGCGCAAAATCTAAAGTAAGTCCGTTGAAAACTATTACGATTCCCAAACTCGAGTTATGCGCAGCTGTTGTTTTATCCAAATTATGTACAATTGTTAAGGATGCACTTAACAACACAACATTTGAAAGAGTGACCATATGGACAGATTCCACAATCGTGCTAGGTTGGTTGAAAACGGAACCACACCGATTAAAAACGTTTACCTCTAATAGAGTTGCCGAAGTACAAACTTTAACTAGTTCTTGTGATTGGCGGCACGTTTCCTCAAAGGACAATCCCGCAGATTTAGTGTCACGCGGTATCAGTCCATATGAGTTGGAAGTATCTAATTTGTGGTGGTCTGGTCCAAGTTGGTTAAACAAATCCGAATGCGATTGGCCTCAAGAGGTAAAGTGTCCAGAGAACTTGCCTGAATTAAAGTGTGGATCAAATGCATTCTTAATACGTGCGTTGGAACCAGTAGTAGATATAAGTCGCTTCTCTTCATTGAGCAAGCTAATTGGAACTGTAGCCTTTGTTCTAAGATTCATTTCAATGATCTCAAATAAAGATTCTAGACGAACAAATGGTCCTCTTAATACTGAAGAATTAAGAAAGGCATACAAGCTTCTTCTCAAAATGTCACAAAGAGAGTCATATACCGTAAAGATAAACAACTTGTTAAACCGACAAGAAATCAATACTAAAAGCAAAATTCTTAATCTTAATCCTTTTATCGATCAGGAAGGTTTATTAAGAGTTGGTGGTCGTTTAACAAATTCAGATTATTCGTATGACAAGAAACATCCCATTATCGTGTCGGCACACAATCCGTTaaccaaattaatttttaaatcagaGCATCTAAAATTGATGCATGCCGGCCCACAACTTTTGCTTAGTTCTTTACGTCAGTCCATTTGGCCGGTATCAGGAAGAAATCTTGCTAAATTAACAGTTAGACAGTGTGTGACTTGCTTCAGATTCAATGCGAAGAACACAAATCCTATAATGGGTAATTTGCCGAAAACTCGATTTGATGCTGGTTATCCATTCAAGGTTTGTGGGGTAGATTATGGCGGaccttttattattaaaaatcgaTACGGTAGGGGCAGTAAAACTTCAAAATGTTATATGGCACTGTTTGTATGTTTTGCTGTCAAAGCAGTTCATATTGAGCTAGTTTCTGATCTTTCGACACATACTTTTTTATTAGCACTAAAACGATTTATTAGCAGACGCGGAAAACCTCAACAAATATATTCTGACAATGGTACTAATTTCGTTGGCGCGAATCACGAATTACAAGCGTTAAGTAAGTTTTtgatttcaaatcaaaataaaattttggaGTTGTGCTCATCCGAAAATATAAACTGGCACTTTATTCCAGCACATTCTCCGCATTTCGGTGGCCTCTGGGAGGCAGGAATTAAATCAAGCAAACATCATTTAAAGCGAGTTGTAggtaataatattctaacattcGAAGAGTTATCAACAGTTTTTGCACAGATCGAAGCGATTTTAAATTCCCGACCCCTCTCACCACTCTCTTCCGATCCTAACGATGAAAATCCATTAACTCCTGCTCACTTTCTCATCGGCAAACCGTTAATAGCAACACCAGAACCCGACATCACAGATTTACCTACTGGAAGACTTTCTCGTTTCCAACTCCTGGAACAAATGCGACAGAACTTCTGGCGACGATGGTCGAAAGAATATATATCCGAATTACAGCAGAGGGTTAAATGGAAAAAGACGCAGAGAACTTTATCACAAGGCTCCATGGTACTCGCGAAGGAGGATAATATCAATCCGTTGAAATGGAGACTGGGTCGTGTTCTGGAGTTACATCCTGGAAAGGATGGAATTTGTCGAGTGGCATCGATCCGAACTGCAACTGGTGTCATTCGTCGAGCTTTTCCAAAAATTTGCCCACTACCAATTCAAGATTGAAAGCAGGTCCTTTCAAGGCCGGGGGCATGTTAGAGACTGCAAACATCGGCAACGCAGCTTACCAGCCAGATGGTCCGTGCCGAGGTGGCGTCTTAAATTCAAAATTCAACAGAGAGAGACCTTCACCGACCGCCGTGGTGTGAAGACACATTTTTATTCATATTgtaaatttagtaaataaaccCCTTATGCGTAAGCGAATGCGTTTTAATTcgaccaaataaaaataatatacagtcCACTCAGTTCATATACagccaggttaaacaatgttggtgccagcccatctccctgatttagtccctgcgagattttgaaaaagtctgtccggttgttttgtattcgtacacatgcctgagtttcatccattgtggctttaatgagtctaatcagcttatgtggtattgctaattctgccaatatatagtatagtctgtcccttttgactgaatcgtatgcctgtttgaagtctacaaacacgttgtgaacatcaatgtcgtgttcccacgatttgctcaagacctgcttgactgtaaatatttgatccattgtcgatcttccccgtctgaagcccgtctgatattctccaataatattttctgctagtggttggagtcgctggtttaaaatatacgtgaggactttatacgctgtacatagtagagaaattccacggtagtttttgcactggagtttgtctccttttttatagattgggcatactatacttttcttccattcgtcgggtattttctTTTCTTGCCATATTTGCCTGAATTAttatttgttctaaaagctggtgttatttctttattttttatgtgtttgactaTTGCTGTTGATATTTTGTCTGCATAtataatcgagcagaaggtaacTGGGTTTTTTCTATGGTGGTGTAAATACTAATTTCgtggctttcttgtgtagtttttgatttaaaattttattaattgtttgttcgttgtacccattgtttactgctatttgtttaatgatatttaattctgtctcaaagttgtattttgacatcggaatttctgttaatctatgtaacatgctatgataggctgccagtttatgtttaGTAGAATTGGATGATAAATTGTGTATAGTcttgtcagtatgggtaggtttatgaaatacagaGAACTCATGTTTGTGTTTAAGtgtgataatttttaaatctaaaaaaattatggattgattttgttctgtttctattgtaaatgcAATATGACTCTGGAGTGCagtaatatacgataaaaattggttaaGTTGCTTGTTAGTTTCCGTAAAATATACCAGTACATCCTctacataaaaatatctgatagtaaTGGGCTTAGAGGACTACCCAGTATAAGTCCTGCCTTATAACACTTATAAGACTTAAAAACCAACATGAATTcaccgtatttcataaacctatccATACTGACAGGACTATACataattcatcatcccatcctacacaacataaactggcagcctatcatagcatgttacatagactaatagaaattccgatgtcaaaatacaactttgagacagaattaaatatcattaagcaaatagcagtaaacaataggtacaacgaacaaactaatacaattttaaatcaaaaactacacaagaaagccctaaAATTAGTATTTTCACCACCGGAGAAAAAACCCCATACCTTCTGCTCGAtgacatat
It encodes:
- the LOC140446444 gene encoding uncharacterized protein translates to MNTEEQIKIVKRKRGAVKAKLTHFKNFLNDLETETRSEIHILEDAIYNLNLRIEEANKIIQNYEESQLELEDLVDEDELETCYTEREEFTKSFYCELARSKRIQSKLSRHSTDLSNNSSYSENASGSQVNDFNGFRLPPVEVPKFSGSHEDWLEFHETFSSLIHTNSALRNFQKFHYLKSSLSACASEVIASIEFSEANYIIAWNLLCERYNNERLLVHNHVKALFNLDVKTCESSKILRFLIDSISKHLKALKQLNQPTEHWDTLIIYIVTSKLDNKTAREWEEFRSKMQYPTVQDLKTFLKSKADLLETIESKRDTSSGNTSSFHKKQSRISQSFVNTENVSLRNNNTADRSGNNMTCAFCKQNHYIRNCAEFLKLSSAERNTHAKRLRLCINCLRPGHINTVCRLSNCRKCNGRHNTLLHIQNDEYNRRENNTTENSNVSLTCSNISQENVLLATALVQVIDKFNKPHTVRALLDSGSQSSFISSNLCDILNLETENINMAVVGLNSSKSHIKKKCEISVESLHSAYSVKLSCLMINEITGIQPTTVVNINRLNIPKNIILADPEFYKPGPIDLLIGANLFWNLMQIGQIRLGSDQPVLQKTSFGWIISGNITENSNVSHCNLSLNGDIQKQLEKFWLLEECCVKPTISEEEASCEQHFVENTKRDVETGRFVVSIPFKTGTDELGDSEEQARRRFLSLERKLKHNSDLRKKYVDFMNEYKALGHMTKVNKLNTNAIHYYLPHHGVLREESVTTKLRVVFDASAATSTGLSLNDLQMVGPTIQSSLLSILLRFRIHAFVITADIEKMYRQVMINPKERSLQRIFWRSNPNDELEIYELNTVTYGTASAPFLAIRCIMELALNCEGNSPDLSQIIKNDIYVDDLITGANSIQEAVSLGVGISQILSEGCFKLRKWHSNSDTILRIIKGDVPSQKTNSPVQFSEDQNTKTLGLGWSCDSDSLTFKIEPNAIDGRVTKRIILSAVGQIFDPLGLLVPCIIKTKIILQKLWLERLSWDESVPQPLHGEWLKFKSEIPKLNSLIIPRHVTLPNVRSIELHGFSDASERAYGACIYVRSITRTNQVSVRLLCAKSKVSPLKTITIPKLELCAAVVLSKLCTIVKDALNNTTFERVTIWTDSTIVLGWLKTEPHRLKTFTSNRVAEVQTLTSSCDWRHVSSKDNPADLVSRGISPYELEVSNLWWSGPSWLNKSECDWPQEVKCPENLPELKCGSNAFLIRALEPVVDISRFSSLSKLIGTVAFVLRFISMISNKDSRRTNGPLNTEELRKAYKLLLKMSQRESYTVKINNLLNRQEINTKSKILNLNPFIDQEGLLRVGGRLTNSDYSYDKKHPIIVSAHNPLTKLIFKSEHLKLMHAGPQLLLSSLRQSIWPVSGRNLAKLTVRQCVTCFRFNAKNTNPIMGNLPKTRFDAGYPFKVCGVDYGGPFIIKNRYGRGSKTSKCYMALFVCFAVKAVHIELVSDLSTHTFLLALKRFISRRGKPQQIYSDNGTNFVGANHELQALSKFLISNQNKILELCSSENINWHFIPAHSPHFGGLWEAGIKSSKHHLKRVVGNNILTFEELSTVFAQIEAILNSRPLSPLSSDPNDENPLTPAHFLIGKPLIATPEPDITDLPTGRLSRFQLLEQMRQNFWRRWSKEYISELQQRVKWKKTQRTLSQGSMVLAKEDNINPLKWRLGRVLELHPGKDGICRVASIRTATGVIRRAFPKICPLPIQD